tttatacattatatttatcattcatttattatttgtttttattatttttgattatgttttttgctgatttgaatgctttaaaaataattagGTTTAGGTTTTGAATTGATACTTTTGTCTGTGATATTATAGGATATTATTATTAACTGGGGTAATGTATAAGTACcatatatttgtcattttcaagcATTAATAgatataaatcatttttttaaatgctgaacAATATCTCTAAAATTtttcaatacagtaaaaatagcgaaattttattttcaaaattgtaaaagattaaattgatatttatatttaaaaaacagatttttggctttttttgtttttggtttacaGCTAAcaaattctgtgattttgctacatattttctgtagtttagaattagaaataaaaactaagaaaacaatacaatttcTACCAGTTTTTTGAAAGGGATAGCATCtaaattcatgcttttttttcttattttgcagcGTTGACCTGTTCATTGTAAGAGATAACGTCTaaatttatgctttttttcagtatttttatttctatgttatttttctgttaatttacaCTTTTGGCCTGGCATGGTAACATGTAGATTCAtgcttttttcagttattttacagtttctaccTGTTTTTTGAAAGGGATAAAGTCTAAATTCAtgtatttttccctttttttaagGGATAACATCTAAATCCATGCTTTTCcccccgttttttttttttttaaagcaatagtATCtaaattcatgcttttttttctgttattttactgttttggcCTCTTTTTGTGAGGGATAATATGTCAATTTgggctttttttctgttactttgCAGTTTCGCCCAGTTCTTTTGGGATAATTTCtaaattcatgctttttttctggtattttatttggaccttatctgtaatttaccaaaactggaaaaagtaaagaaaacttttatatttttatggtaTATTTAAACAGTTCATCCTTTTTGCTGTGCAGCTTCATCTAAAGAGGTTTTCTGTGATACAGAGGAAGGGAatgaaaaattcaaataaatggaggaagaggaggggaggaagagtgTGTGTTAGAGGGGAGGGAAcagcagggtgtgtgtgtgtgtgtgtgtgtgtgtgtgtgtgtgtgtgtgtgtgtgtgtgtgtgtgtgtgtgtatgggtgtgtgtggaagagagagagagggaggcggGCGATCGAGCAGGGGGTGGAGAGTTAGGCGGTGGTGGCAGCGCTGCATCATCACTGTAGAGCTGCTacagcagagaggaggtccACATTTATTCACTCACTGGAAGTCGGCCAGCAGCCTCACAAGAAGCTCCACATCCAGCCGGCTTCACCTCTGGACTCATGATGCCTGAAAACATCTGCAGCCGACCGGCGTGTGAAGCCTCCAGATGTGGCGGGACCGTCCTGATGGGAAAGCGTTAACGCCGGAGCTGCTgcgttttgtttatttttgttttttgtgagttGATGGCTGCTTGTGGCTGCGCGCCGGAGCGAAGTGCTTGCCTCAGGATTTGTAGTCGAGGGAGGGGGGCATGAGAAGCAGCTGCAAGAGGAGGACGGGTTGCACTGCAGCATCAGACTGGCATCTCttgttctacatttttttcccccgctTGCCCGTCGAGGTTGCACAtatgcagcagcatcagcagcagcagagcccGGCTGCATTCTGCATGCACCGACGCTTTCCTGCTACTTTAAGGACGAGCCGCTCTGCCCGCTGAGCCACAAAAGATGCTGATTTAAGAAGACTGGGCGCTTTGTTTTTGGAGCAACTTCTGGATTAGCAGCGTtaaagggaaagaaaagaaaagcggACGACAGGATGGCGGCAGCAGCGGCGTCCAGCTGAGGCCGCCTCCCCTTCTCCAGTCCAAACATGAACTCCTCCTCCGACGCCAACCAAAGTGGCTCTCCCCCGTTCTGCCTGCTGGGCGCCGTGGGTTACTCCCGCAGCCTGGACACTTGTGTGCTGGAGGTGGTCGTCATCCTCTTCCTCACTGTGCTCATCATCGCCGGCAACCTGGTGGTGATCTTCGTCTTCCACTGTGCCCCTCTGCTGCACCACCACACCACCAGCCACTTCATCCAGACCATGGCCTACGCCGACCTGCTGGTGGGTGTCACCTGCCTAGTGCCGTCGCTGTCCCTCCTCCACTACCTCCGCGGCCTGAACGAGGAGCTCACCTGCAAGGCATTTGGCTACATGGTGTCGGTGCTGAAGAGCGTCTCCATGGCGTCGCTGGCGTGCATCAGCGTGGACCGCTATATCGCCATCACCCGCCCGCTGTCGTACGCCACGCTGGTGACGCCGTGCCGCCTGCGGGTGTGCATCGTCCTCATCTGGATCTACTCCGCGCTCATCTTCCTGCCGTCCTTCTTCGGCTGGGGGAAGCCCGGTTACCACGGGGATATTTTCCAGTGGTGTGCCGACTCGTGGAAGACCAACCCGGGCTTCAGCACCTTCATTGTGGCGCTGCTGTACGCCCCAGCGGCGCTCACAGTCTGCTTCACCTATGGAAGTATATTCAAGATCTGCCGGCAGCACACCAGGGAGATCACACAGCGCCACGCCCGCTTCAGCTCGCAGGCGGACGGCGATAAAGGCGAGCGTGGCGAACGCTGCGAGGGCTGCCCTGACAAACGCTACGCCATGGTGCTGTTCCGCATCACCAGCGTCTTCTATGTGCTGTGGATGCCGTACATCCTCTACTTCCTGCTGGAGAGTGCTGGCCTCTATCACCACATGGTGGCGTCCTTCCTCACCACGTGGCTCGCCATCAGCAACAGCTTCTGCAACTGTCTCATCTACAGCCTCTCCAACAGCGTCTTCCGGAAAGGCCTCGGCCGCCTCTTCAGCCCGCTGTTCCCCTCCTGCCTCGGCTGCACCGACGCCAAGAAGGCGCCGGCGCCCGTCAGCCTGCGACCTGACCCCCGCTGCCAGGTGTGACTGGACTTTTGGATCCTCTTTGGTCGTTTCGGTTCGTGCTTTGCTCTCGGCTGCTTGACAGAAGGCCTTTTTGGTCCCGAGGCGTGTTGAGGACCCTCCACGGAGCACCGGGGTGTCCTTGCAGATGCCCATCGGTCCTTTCAGAAGGCTGATTTCCGTGGAAGCTGTGAAGTTCCTCATGGGACAAATTCTCGACACGGAGTATCGACGATTGATTTGCGTCAGCTCGGAGGATTTGCTAAACTCTCCTGCCTGCACTGATCTCAGAACTCCCggatgcaaaaaaaccccccaaaaaacaggaAAGCACACTGCGCTCTCCGACCCACTGAGATgcaaaaaaagagtgaaaaatctgcaaattcaAAAATCTTTCAGGGTACAACTAGGTGTTgcaaaaaactataaaagaaacaGATCTATTTCCGTTTAGGGAGCTCCAGATGCTAATGATTGTGTGAAAAGTCGTTCGCCCAGAAATCATCCTGATAATGAGCCTGTGTGTGAGTTAGAAACGGAGCTCATTTCCCAGAGAGGAGATTGAGGTTTATTTGGAAGCTTCTGGTGGTTTTATTAAAAGGATTCCTTGCTTGTGAAGTCGAAGCTCCGAGTTTATCACCCGGTGTCGGGTTTCgctgaaaaaaacattgatttagCTTTACTCTCCGAGTTTTCCATGGCTCTCGCgaaagagacaataaatagtaTTTATTTAGAGAGATTTCCTCTCCGTCATGTTTCATCCTCAGGTTTATCGGCGGTTCTTTTTGAGCCTCTTGCCTTTTTTTTATCTCGTCTGAAACAGAACACCACTCTAAAATCACAAGCCACGTAGCGTTGTAAGATAATCAACTTGAACTGATGCAAACTTCACTGTCGTCTCTTTAACTTCACTGCACGTGTCTCTCGTCATCGCTGCTCAGATCGGTTTTAAAGCAGAAGAGAAGCACTTTTCTGAGAGCTTGTAAATACACTTAGAGTGTCGGTGTTTGAAGTGTGGCTGTCTGGTCCCGGTGGGGGTTTGTAGTCCACCTCCAGATGATCTCCTGGAtctgttctttttatttatttgtcgcAGCTGAGAGGTCTGACGCGCTGCACTCGAAcctgttttttaatttacaaagaTGTTGGTTTTAAAGTCACGATGAAATGACGTTTCTGAGAGCGTCTTGCTCCTGAATTTACTCCTTTAAAGAAGCTGAATGTGATGGTTGTGGATTAAAAGCTCGCCCAGGCCTTTCTGTGCCGTTGGTCTTTCATGATTTGGGCTCTTTTGATCATGAGAGGGAAGATACAGCATTTGCTCGGTCtttaaatcatgcattttgctcTCTATTAAACCACTACACTGAAAGAAATTGGTATTTTCCTCGATATCAGCATGCAGAATATGCAGTAAATCACAAGACTAAAAGTAACTGAAGGGCAAACCGCAGTCGCTGCACTCTGCACTGTTGAGATGTGGTGTGATTTATTTATCGGTGGGTTCGTTTAACGGTGAACTTACAGTCAGCTGCTATGAGTTCAGATAAAGGACCCGCTGTCTGATGCACCGAAGCCTTCGTCATTAAGAAACTGTCAGATGAGCCTCAGCAAAAGGTCTGTTTTTCGTTATGTTGTGTGTAAATGCCAAATAAGATCCTTTTTATGGATCTTTGGGGGTGATCGATATGGGATTTGTAGGCCCAAcatctaaaaatgaaaagatagaataacacaaacttcaacacaaaactttgttgcttttgtttttttttaaatatttaaatttatccTGCAGTGTTGATTGGCTGTTAGCGCTATAGCCAATTATATTGTGCTGTTGGCGGGACTTTgcattagcatagcatttttaaaatctattttcatcatcagttggttacaaaatacaacaaattaaTAATCTTGAATGTTGGATTCAATAATAAGTCAAAATACATGATAATAACTGAGAAGTAACAAATTTGGCTAGGCTAGTTAGCTCGCCTGGCTTACCAAAGTGGCAGTACCTGCAGAACAATTCACCTGGCTTATTATGGTTGAATTGCTTTTAAATCACATATTTAAAtagtttattaatttattatattgATTAAGGTTGTAGTCAACCAGAAAAGATGTTGGTCCCTTCAACCAATCGATTGATTGGAGGGAAAAGCTAACCAGACTTATGGCTAACCATTTCAGCCTAattgttaaacatttaaaggccGTGTTTGCATCAAATTAAATCATTTGATGTCTGGTTATATtacaatttcttaaaaaaagaactgtaCCAACTGGTGGTCCAGCACAAAAACTATTAAAGAATGTAAAATAGGcaagttagctgctgtttttagatcTATCGTGTTTGTTGTTGAACTGAGATACACAAAGTGCAGTTTGTCAAGTTTATACTTGAGTTTTTGTCCataaatttgaacaaaatgcagcaacaCTAACTTATTTGACATGGTTTCAGTTAGCTTGGAGCTGAGTAAACGTGCATTAAACCCATTAAGTTGGGTCAGTTCAAAGTTATGAAAACATGGGGGATGTTTACAGATAGTTTGTTCTTCCTGCGACCagaaataatggattaatcctaGAAGGGAGGTTGATAATGTAGCGCTTTTGTGCTTATTTAAGCAACACCGGCAATTGTCCAACCAATGAGAAGTTGGTCAGATCAGAGCATAATGACCAACAGTTGACCTAGTATGTTAAATTTTGAAATCTGGCCCATTTTTCCATCCATTTGAGGTTTCAGAGTGAGTTCGTAACTGCTGAAGAAGCTAAAACTGGTATTATAGCGGAGCTCTAATTGGcacttttatttgtaatattgATAATAGTGAAAAGTCTGCAAGTTTGAATCAGTTGGCCACAATATTCTTTGTTAATTACCACATAAAAAGAccaattatttttttgattcCATGTTATCAAATATGAggactttgctgcttttctcttggGACAGTACAGTCATTGACAATTTGGTTGAATCAGAGCATAAAGACCAACAAATTAACAAGTCGACCAACTATATCATTAAGTAAGTTAGATTTCTGGGAATATCTGCCATTTTTCCATCCAGTGGAGGTTTTAAAATGAGTTCCTAACTCCTGCAGAAGCTTTGtaatattgataataaaaaaaagtatattcatTTGAATCAGTTGGCCACAATATTCTGTGTAATTTACCACACAAAAGACCAATTATTTGTAGGTTCCATGTAatcaaatgtgagaattt
Above is a genomic segment from Amphiprion ocellaris isolate individual 3 ecotype Okinawa chromosome 6, ASM2253959v1, whole genome shotgun sequence containing:
- the LOC111582070 gene encoding probable G-protein coupled receptor 21, with the translated sequence MNSSSDANQSGSPPFCLLGAVGYSRSLDTCVLEVVVILFLTVLIIAGNLVVIFVFHCAPLLHHHTTSHFIQTMAYADLLVGVTCLVPSLSLLHYLRGLNEELTCKAFGYMVSVLKSVSMASLACISVDRYIAITRPLSYATLVTPCRLRVCIVLIWIYSALIFLPSFFGWGKPGYHGDIFQWCADSWKTNPGFSTFIVALLYAPAALTVCFTYGSIFKICRQHTREITQRHARFSSQADGDKGERGERCEGCPDKRYAMVLFRITSVFYVLWMPYILYFLLESAGLYHHMVASFLTTWLAISNSFCNCLIYSLSNSVFRKGLGRLFSPLFPSCLGCTDAKKAPAPVSLRPDPRCQV